The sequence below is a genomic window from Lycium ferocissimum isolate CSIRO_LF1 chromosome 9, AGI_CSIRO_Lferr_CH_V1, whole genome shotgun sequence.
AGAGTCATCTCACCGGTCATTGCTGTGTCTGCTCTTACTCTTTTTTTACTGAACAATGAAACCAATGATGTAACCAGGGTCACACCAGCTGAGGGCCCGTCCTTAGGTACAGCTCCAGCGGGGAAATGAATGTGAATATCTCGGCCCTCTAGAAGATTAGTTTCTTCAGAAATAGCTAGCTTCAGTTCTGTGGCTCTAGCACGTACCTATACATACAAATAGAATATTCACTCAACAAGGGATTAAGAACTGCTTATATCTACGATTACCATATTTTcatttgattcattaaacttatATGTCCAAACAGATGCACAAGGAATACACGCTTGGACAGCCAAACCCATCAAACACAAACCAGAAAGTTTCCCTTGTAACACAAACCTTAAAAAGATAGATATAATTTGTGGGCATCAAGTGGAGTTTAACATGTTCTACATGTCCAAGTGTGCAAATTCAGAGCATGAACCCCTCTCCCTGTAACCTATTTCCACTTTTTTTCAGGAAGCAGAGACAAGAACCTTAATTTTTGATTTCATCCAAAGAATAATATCCAAGTTTGATTACATGCAGTGGTGAAAAATACAGCATAAACATCAATCCAGTAACAGATGTACGAAAACATTTATGTTGTGGGTTTTGCAGTCATAGAACATGTAGAGTTAGCCAAAAATGTTATTAATGGTAAAACTgtgtttcttatttttttttttaaatcaagaaaacaagaaattaaTGGTAAAACAGTATTTCTTGGAAGTAAGAAATTCGTCCAAATCATGGaaacaaagcatatacatcCGTTTGTCAATGACACAACATGATATATGAAAAAGTTGATATGCATCTAAAAAAGAGAAATAGAAggaaataaaaactaaaacaaGCAGACCTTTTATGTACTCAATTGTCAATTCAGATTCCTCCTTTGCAAAATTTAAATTACGGTACTGGTCATTCAAGTGAAGGACTGGCGTTCTCCATTATGTTCTGGAGTAAATTCCTTAACAAAGTTTCTACTTGTGCAATGAAGTTCAGTAAGAGCATTTAACATTGGAACTTAAACTAAGCTTTTATTTTCAAAGGTAATCTTGAAAAGGATGTACAACACCAAAAGAGATTACTTGTATTATTTATTTCTCAACATAACTAAGAGGAAGAGTGAAAATTACCCATGTTAATGCAATCTGAGCTGATTCTTTGATAACATCCCCAAGTTGGCCAGTCAGATGAAGATCACCTTTTCCCGCCATTGATGTGGCCTCAACAAACTGAACCTCTCCACCAACTGCTGTCCACACCAGTCCAACAGATACACCAGGATTCGCAACTCGTTCTGCTGTTTCTTTGTCATCATACCTAGGTGGCTGCACCACAGATCACTGCGTTAATCTCCCATATCAGAAAAAATAACTTCTGGTATCAGTTAGGTATGAACTATGAAGTAATGGAGAAACATTGAAGGTCATGATTGGGCCACATTAGAGGTAATGCTTCCAAGTATTTTGGGCATCACTTTAACTAAAAGCCCTTCTAAAATATTGTTAAGGAAAATGAaccttgggcctaactcaacctcaaagctagcttatgaagtGAGGAACTGAGGATTGTCCAAGACCATATGAGGAGACAACAACCATTTCCTCTTCATTTTGGGACACTTAATAGTTAATAGCCCCATACACGCCCAGAACTAGATCTCTGGAGCGTGGACGACATAAAATTTGAGCCGAACACTGGGGAAACCACCAATTGCGATGGGTCCGGCAGGTATCAGAAGTAGATGGACCTCGGCCTAACTCAATCCAAAACTTAGCTTGTGAGGTCAAGATTGTCCAGGACTAAATAAAGAGACAAGACACCTTTTCCGCTACTAATGTGGGACGCTTGACAAATTCTACAGATATTGAACAGACAATAACTAAGAGGGACTGGAAAAAGTACTTACACCAAGCACCTTTTCCACCATAGGTTCATCAACCACCATAGGTGAGGCAGCCCTAAATGCACTAGAGATCTCATGATTGTTGACACCCATAGGAATAACTTCCATTTCAACCTCAGCGCTCTCAGCAAGTTTGCCATCCAACAATGGTGAAGAAAGGCGTTGCACATCTTTGGCAAAAGGCACTAAATGTTCTTGTTCTGCAACTTTGACAGCCGCTGCACGTGCTAAGGCAGCTAAATTCCTTTCTAGATTACGTACACCTGCTTCCCTTGTGTACCTTTGGATTACAAGTTTCACCATATCCTACCACAGACCAATACAAAAATCAAGTTGTTAGTTTCTTTAATAAGAAAGAGATTATGCAGAATATGCAAGAACTggatcaaaaaaaaaactccaaaaagattttggaaaaaaatctcTCAAGATAATGAGTACGTGGGTATAAAAGTTCGACAAGGCCCTCAAATTCACATGATTGATTACCTAAACACACCAAAAAGAACAAAACAATCACAGGAAATGACAATCATTTCACCGCATTCTGCTATTGTAAAGTTTTGCATATACATAAtgtctatgttgctcggactctccaaaagtGTTGCCGCGCCCttgtcggattctccaaaaatattgTATTTTTGGAGTATCCACTATCCAACATGCACCGCAAGCAACATAGCACAGTGTACATGGCTGACATCTCGTGAAAAGTGTAAATTTTTGTGGAAGATAGCTAAGATGGATGTTAATACGTTGGAAAattgagaaataaaaaatataaccgCAGAAAAGGATCCTTAAAGCCaatcacatcatagtctttgtAATAGTCAATATATAAGCATTTTGTTTAAGATAATATAGATTTAACAACCAAATCGGGACAATGCTATGATCTACCAACAAAGATGTGAACAACTGCTTTTAGTAGACCAGACTATCTAAGATATCATATGCAGATAtttcttttaccatatattACTCCACCAGAGTGAAACCAGTATGCAATCATTAGATGCACTTAAGGAAACATAAgacatgctatgataatgtTTCTAAAGATCTCAGTACCTCAGGTATCTGAAGGAAGTCAGAACTTAAACCATGCTGATCAAGAACTCgaggaattaaatgcctaattGCTATCTTAAGCTTTTCTTCTGGTGTATATCCAGGCAACTCAATGACTTCCATTCTGTCCAAGAGTGCGGGAGGAATCGGCTGCATCCTGTTTGCGGTTGCCACAAAAACAACCTTTGATAGGTCGAACGGCACATTCAAATAGCTAAATTTGAATTAAGGAATCACTGCAAACACACATGGAATCTCAAGTCTGATTTTATTTAAAGTAAATGAATCGATTAGCCAAGACCTATATGACAGTCTTTTCAGCAGTTAGTGTGAAATGCGACTGCCGGCAAGAAAGCTTCATATGAAACTTTCAATAATGAAATAAGGTATGCAATGATAACCAGAAAAAATTCACCATCAATCTCCGCATTTGCCAAATTAACAGGCAAAAGAGGATCCCAAGGACCAACTTAATCCTAACCATGATACATGGTATCATATGCATTACTTAAAATAAGACAAAAGATacttgaaagagaagaaaagtgaTTTAGTGTTTACAGTTACCAAATGCATCATAGCCAGAACCATTTGGATCCAAATAAATAACATAGAAAATACAATAACAAATATGAAAGGATACTGATCATTGAATGTTTTATTCTGTTCGGGATCAAGAACCTCCAATAATGCTGATGCAGGATCTCCCCTCACATCAGACCCAGTCTTGTCAATCTCATCCAGCAGCATAACTGGATTGCGAACACCTACTCTCTGAAAGTTTAAACCTTAAATTACACTTCAACAAATGAGAAACCAGTAACAATCCTTCAGCTTCTGTGCTCTATAGAGTAGAAAGGCAATGTATCTCTTATCAAAAGCTAGTGTAGACTAGAGGCATAGGTTTACCGTGAAGAAATTTCTCAGCTAAACAATGTAAACATCCGTAATTTTGTTTATCTAAAGTAATTTATATTCTCGCTGCATTTAAAACTGCAGTAAAGAACCAAAGAGGATGATGCTAGTTACTTTTTGTTTATCTTGTTAGTTAAGAACAGCAAGCTTCTGGACAGAATACTGGGAATTCATACAAAGGCAGTAGTCAAAAGTGGCGGCTTCAGTCTTTAGGAGCCAAAAGTTAACATGAAGCTCCTGGACATCAGAACCAAAGCCTAAACCTGACAGGGTTCGCTGATTATTATAGAATTGCTCCTTCTCTTATCAAAAGCTAGTGTAGACTAGAGGCATAGGTTTACCGTGAAGAAATTTCTCAGCTAAACAATGTAAACATCCGTAATTTTGTTTATCTAAAGTAATTTATATTCTCGCTGCATTTAAAACTGCAGTAAAGAACCAAAGAGGATGATGCTAGTTACTTTTTGTTTATCTTGTTAGTTAAGAACAGCAAGCTTCTGGACAGAATACTGGGAATTCATACAAAGGCAGTAGTCAAAAGTGGCGGCTTCAGTCTTTAGGAGCCAAAAGTTAACATGAAGCTCCTGGACATCAGAACCAAAGCCTAAACCTGACAGGGTTCGCTGATTATTATAGAATTGCTCCTTATACACTGAAACTAACACAGCTCCAGCTCTAGACAATCCTTTTTGTTTGATAAGGAGACAATCCTTTGACAACTATGCAGAAGCATACAATAGAATCTATGCTTGTGTGGCAACTACACCCAACTGTAACAGAAGAAGGTCAAAAGAAAATTATCTCACCTATTCACTATGCTAGACAGATCCTTCAAAACACAGTGGGACCCGTGCCGGTCAGACAAAAATTGGGTGTGATCATGGAATACAAACCATATTTATTCTTCACCAAGGGTGCATAAACTACAACTATGGCCAAGAAGCATAGTCTGATTAGGGTTTGGGCTTCGATATATGTGTTCATACACACATGAAGTACTGTAAAACTCCTCAGTTCAAtaagacattttttttataaaggcCGTTCTGTTAGAcaatttaatgaaataaaacaTCAGGTACTTCAAAAATTTACTTGTACAAGTTTTGATTCAATGACTTCACAATTAactatgtgtgtgtgcatgtgtgtcaGTGCATGTATTCATTTTATTCTATACATTTATTAGTTGTATCCCAACACCTGCATTAGAACTCCTATCCGTATCTCCGCATCCTAAGATTTAAGTGGTGACGAATCTTTCTAGATCAAAAGACCTGTATCAAACACCCACATGACGCGTAAAATGGCTTCTTCCTAATCCTGTTGATTTGATCCGTAGGACTTTTCTTTGCAGGATAACTTAGTTGAAACAGTATTCAAGATTGCAAACAGCAGATACAAAATGAAATGACAGAAAGAAATCATCAAAATTCACAGAAAGTTAAGTTTGCACCTTTAACCCATCAATTAGACGCCCAGGCATGCTTCCAATATATGTTCTCCTATGCCCTCTGATATCGGCCTCATCCTTGACACCACCAAGAGAAATGCGTATAAACTTTCTGTCTAAAGCAGCAGCAATAGATGAAGCCAAAGATGTCTTCCCAACACCAGGTGGGCCAACAAAGCACAACACAGGACCTCTCGCATCTGGTTTGAGCTGCAGTTAATTTTCAATTGCATCAGATTATTTTAATGATCAAGGCATGTTTTAACATTATGAATACCAGAAAAGAGCCCAACCTTACGAACTGCCAGATATTCGATTATCCGTTGTTTGACCTTTGATAAACCATAATGATCTGCATCAAGACGCTCTTTCGCAGCCTTTAAGTCCAATTCAAGTTCTTGGCTGGCCTTCTCCCATGGGAGATCAGCAAGTAGCTCCAGATAAACACGGGAGCTATTATATCCAGGTTGCTGAGGCTGCATTTTTTTGAGTCTCCtgataaaaagaatttggagtaAAAATTAAAGAGTAGAAATTAAATGGACCACTTCACCAAAACCCAAGCACTCAACATGATCTGCTATACCAGTTTATCAATAATTAAGCACAAACCAATTCTAAAAGATCAAGCAGTTAACAACATAAGTTAGAAAAACAAATTAATCAGCACCTAACTTGTGCCAGAACAGTAGTGCTAGTGAATAGATAGAGACGGCAACACAAAAATCTTGATAGAGAAAAAATATGATTAAGTATAAACTCCAGCGCAGCATAAATTAGTTCCAACGAGGCAACCACTGAAGTGGAGCCAGGCACACATCCTCTCTTCGTGCAGTAACACTTCTGTCTATCATCGGTGACTCGGCCATTTGTCAAAGTGCATCTCTGATGCCAATGATTAGGATCATTGTCAAATGAGTTGTTTTAATCGGAGTCCAAGAGTAGCGCAGGTTTTAATAATGCAGACAGTGAATAGCAGCAACTCAAAACATAACCAAAAGGAAACACCAATATCTAACATAGTTAAGTCAATTAAAACTATGTCCATGGGTAGAGGTGAGCAATCCACCATTTCTGAGATGGTAAAAAAGACGTCATTGAATCCTAGTCAACACACTAATAATTCCGGAAGCATCACAAAAAGAACAATATTACATAGTTCATTCTCTCCGCTGAATAATTAGCGAGTGGATTCCCCACATAAACATTTTCTTaccaataattttttaatgGAAAGCTACAATTCATTGGACACAAATGATGGTCGCCACATTTGAGAAAAAATGAGGGTTGTATTCACAAGAGGAGAGGAGGATCCTCCTCCCAGGTAGCCCACAACTATTCCACAGTACGCAGATTTCCTCTTCAAATCCATTTTTACATGTAGGTGAGAACCTGCCCCTTCTTTATCTTCTCATGTCTTCTCCTCTTTCCTTTtcactttctctcttctctctccttctCCTCCATTCTTATGTCATTGTATTCActtttccttttatgttattttgACCAAAAATGAGGATGGTCCAACCATGAGAAAATCTCATGAAGCACATATTGAGTGTCAAATAGTGTACCTTAGTTCCCTCAGAGCATGTTTCCAGATACTTGTAGGCATTCCTGCTCCTTCCATCTTCCTTTCCAAGGCAACcaaatcatcttcttcatcatcattgtcacCAAGTTCCTCCTTTATGGCCTTCATCTATAAGATGAATAAGAattacaaaacaaaagaaaaatgagtaCCAAAGCCCAAAGGAGATCAGTTTCCATCAGAACCATCTACTCCTATCCTAAAAGGATTAGGAAAGGACTTCAATCACACCAACCCCAATGTATTGAGGAAGACGAACCAAACGTGAGCAATCATGACAGAGTGAAACAGAGGAAAAAggacaacaaaaataataagcatATTAAGACCTATTCTATCGGCAGGCACACTAGCACGTTACTTAAATTTGCAAGAAACTTTGGTAGCAGTGGCAGCAAAGGCGTGCAAGTGTGGAGTAAGCAGACAGGCCTTGGGTTTTGAAAGGTATACATCTTATCCTTAACAGTTTTGGGAAAATAACACGATGATAGACTTCCAACCGACCCCAAAACCCAATTCTAAACTCCTCTGGCGTTGCCAAAGATTAAGGTGTCGACAGCAAATACTCCCACTTATCCTACAGTTACCCTCATAACATAGCAAAATGTGGCAAAACTTATTCTCAACTCCCAAAATATAGAAGAAAATATCACAAAAATACCTGCTGTCGCAACAGAAACTCTTTCTGAGACTTTGATAACTGCCCCTCAACCTTTTGGGTGATCTTCTCTGCCACCCGAATTGACTGGACAAGCAAAGGGTAGATAAGATGACTCAAGTGCATGAAATCAAGAAGCAACACATTCAAACACAAAAGCACAGCGAACAAGTAGGTACCTGTAGATGCCTATCAACTAGCTCAGTAGCTTTTGAAAGCCTTATTTTAACATCAACAGCATCCAGCATGGATAATTGTTCCTCAAAGCTAATCTCAAAACTAGCTACAAAAATATCAGCCAATTTATGGACAGGAACTGTCTCCAGAAGAACCTTTGTTCTCCCACCAGTCTTCTGTTTCTGTTGAAGAAAGATCAAACAAATATACATTACTTTCTCAACTTGGATAGAACTCACTCTGGGATATTTTTCATGCTATTAGTAGATGCATTAGCCATCTAAATGATAGAGAACacctttgaaaatttggaagtagtgcattcttaaaattttactaagATCAAGAAGACTTCATTGAATTTTAGGTCCAGAGAATCATCCGTCGCGCATAAACCTTACCCCGAAAAGAAGAAATTTCTAGCTTCTAACAACAAATAGAAGTAGTTTTCACATGCCACgcagataataataataaaggacATATTTCTTCTTCGTTTGAGGTATGTACGACATACTTGCAACAAATCATTCTTGTTTTCTGGGATGCAGCGTGTTTTCTATGTTTAATCTGGCTTTGCTAATATTTCTATAGTAACGACCACCAAGATAGGTTTAGTAATTCGATCTTTTGATCACCCCTTTTTTGTAACCATTTTGGGGACGTCAGCCTTAACACGGAAGATTGGATTTCCTGAATCATGAGTCGTATTATCAGAGAAAGGGGTAGGGAAAAAGATCGAAATCAGGGGAAGAAACATTGGATGCCAGAAGTATCCCCTGTTACATGTAACAGAAGCAGAATTACACATCTTCTCATCcacccaaaagaaaaacattCCCAGCCATAAGTTCTGGAAAATTATTAAAAACTTCTTAGCTACTACCTAGAGGTAATTGTTTACTAGTTGCAACTTAATTGTGCTACAAGGAAATTCAAAGCAGGGAAGTCATCGTAAAGAAAACTTAGCCTCAAATTTTACCTGTTCAAGAATGGAAATGAGCTCCATTGCAGTGGCTTTAAATTGACGAGACAATGCTATGAATTCTTGGTCTTGCTCAATTAACTCCATCACTGAtcaagacaaataaaaatgctAGCAATTCAGAATTCTTGGACAAGGTCCTCGTATGttattattttcaacattaagCACCAAGCTCCACCTCCTGTCTCTTGGTCTCCACACCTCACCCCCTCTCCCTCTACCTCTCCTTCTCCCCCTCAGACGCTGgggtaaaaataaaagaatttacCTATCTAGATCCTACATATGTCCAGTCATCTAAAGAAGAATAACAAAACTCTTACCAGCCTTGTTCATATCAAGAGCAGTGACCCGTGCGGTATAATATGTTCCTCTGGTACTAAGCTCCTGCACATTGAATCTGCATAAGCCCTCTAGTACCACTATATATGTAACTCTGCCACTTGGTTTCTCGACTCCTCTCGAGAGATGTAAAGCTCGGGCTGCAACTCCCCTGAGTTGACATCAAATGTTAAACTTCACAAATACTTTAAGAAAACacgtaaaaagaaagaaaaatgaccTATAGTGAACATCCGAATTCGTGACATAATGAGTGAACTAGCATCAAAATACAATAGACAAAATCCAAGCTGCTaaatgatactccctccgttccataataagtggttttttaagcttttcattttgtttcaaaataagtggtgctttaggatttcaagaagaaattgatcttatacttccaaaattacccttatttacataatcaagaatcattaagcttttctttttctaggcttttaattaagggtaagttagtaaaaacactcctaatttCTAGGAGTGAGCAGTTTCTTAATGAGTGTGCATAAGCTTAAAAaaccacttattatggaacggagggagtatatcacTAAATCTACATCAAATGGCTTATGACAAACCAGGGCATCCATGTCAATGCAACTATAGGAATGCATCGCGATGCGCATACCTATTATGCCAGTGTATAACTTCCTGTTGATTTTTCGAATCGAGCTTGTGAGTATCTGATATACCAGCCTGATTTTTCAAGCCCCGTTCAGCTGATTCTCCACCCACACCTGCAGTAATTATAACAACTAAATTCAGCAGGGCACAACTATACTATATTTTCCATCCCAATTTACTTGAACTACTTCCTTTCAATTCATCCTGATTTGTTTAACCCATTTCTCTAGGAAACCATAGTTTCGACTCTCACAACTGTAccttctttatcttttttttgaaattaaaaggaaaaaatgtacCTTCTTTATCAAGTTAGTCAGTACCTCAATATATGTCTCAATATAAAATTCTTCGAGCATGACgttttttcttgctcttttttccTAATTTGGGGCATAGGCAATAACATTCAGAATAAGCAAGATCACCTGAAGATACCGCAGCACCCGAAGTAGCAGTCTCAGCTGAATCTCTAACTGGTAATATTCCAATCAGTCCCTTCTCTTCCCTCTGCCATAACTCCTGCTCCACCAATTTTACACTGCAAAATACACATTTGTACATAAGAAAAATACAAACTTTACTCCATATCCTTTGATCTTTGTTCTTCGCCACAATCAAACACACAATGTCTTGTGAAATATTAGCTTCAAAAGTTCAAATCATACCATACCAACCaagattataaaaataaaaaaagttattaaaaagtGATAATTTCATATCATATCCAAACAATTAAGTAAAATATAGCTAGTAATCTTTCTGAATATCCTAGTTGAGAATGCAACTCTTCGCTCAAACAATTCCTGTCATCGTCTCTGCTAAATCAAgataataaaaacaaatatttattATCTCATGCAGTCacatttcttcttgattctaactTCCTAACAAAGAAAGTGACTTTCTAAGATAATAACTATTACTTGAGTGACCATCCGAGAAATGAACTCGCAGA
It includes:
- the LOC132030258 gene encoding lon protease homolog 2, peroxisomal isoform X1 encodes the protein MGESVELPSRLAILPFRNKVLLPGAIIRIRCTSPSSVKLVEQELWQREEKGLIGILPVRDSAETATSGAAVSSGVGGESAERGLKNQAGISDTHKLDSKNQQEVIHWHNRGVAARALHLSRGVEKPSGRVTYIVVLEGLCRFNVQELSTRGTYYTARVTALDMNKAVMELIEQDQEFIALSRQFKATAMELISILEQKQKTGGRTKVLLETVPVHKLADIFVASFEISFEEQLSMLDAVDVKIRLSKATELVDRHLQSIRVAEKITQKVEGQLSKSQKEFLLRQQMKAIKEELGDNDDEEDDLVALERKMEGAGMPTSIWKHALRELRRLKKMQPQQPGYNSSRVYLELLADLPWEKASQELELDLKAAKERLDADHYGLSKVKQRIIEYLAVRKLKPDARGPVLCFVGPPGVGKTSLASSIAAALDRKFIRISLGGVKDEADIRGHRRTYIGSMPGRLIDGLKRVGVRNPVMLLDEIDKTGSDVRGDPASALLEVLDPEQNKTFNDHYLNVPFDLSKVVFVATANRMQPIPPALLDRMEVIELPGYTPEEKLKIAIRHLIPRVLDQHGLSSDFLQIPEDMVKLVIQRYTREAGVRNLERNLAALARAAAVKVAEQEHLVPFAKDVQRLSSPLLDGKLAESAEVEMEVIPMGVNNHEISSAFRAASPMVVDEPMVEKVLGPPRYDDKETAERVANPGVSVGLVWTAVGGEVQFVEATSMAGKGDLHLTGQLGDVIKESAQIALTWVRARATELKLAISEETNLLEGRDIHIHFPAGAVPKDGPSAGVTLVTSLVSLFSKKRVRADTAMTGEMTLRGMVLPVGGVKDKVLAAHRYGIKRVILPERNLKDLVEVPATVLSSLEIILAKRVEDVLDHAFEGGCPWRQHSKL
- the LOC132030258 gene encoding lon protease homolog 2, peroxisomal isoform X2, which produces MGESVELPSRLAILPFRNKVLLPGAIIRIRCTSPSSVKLVEQELWQREEKGLIGILPVRDSAETATSGAAVSSGGESAERGLKNQAGISDTHKLDSKNQQEVIHWHNRGVAARALHLSRGVEKPSGRVTYIVVLEGLCRFNVQELSTRGTYYTARVTALDMNKAVMELIEQDQEFIALSRQFKATAMELISILEQKQKTGGRTKVLLETVPVHKLADIFVASFEISFEEQLSMLDAVDVKIRLSKATELVDRHLQSIRVAEKITQKVEGQLSKSQKEFLLRQQMKAIKEELGDNDDEEDDLVALERKMEGAGMPTSIWKHALRELRRLKKMQPQQPGYNSSRVYLELLADLPWEKASQELELDLKAAKERLDADHYGLSKVKQRIIEYLAVRKLKPDARGPVLCFVGPPGVGKTSLASSIAAALDRKFIRISLGGVKDEADIRGHRRTYIGSMPGRLIDGLKRVGVRNPVMLLDEIDKTGSDVRGDPASALLEVLDPEQNKTFNDHYLNVPFDLSKVVFVATANRMQPIPPALLDRMEVIELPGYTPEEKLKIAIRHLIPRVLDQHGLSSDFLQIPEDMVKLVIQRYTREAGVRNLERNLAALARAAAVKVAEQEHLVPFAKDVQRLSSPLLDGKLAESAEVEMEVIPMGVNNHEISSAFRAASPMVVDEPMVEKVLGPPRYDDKETAERVANPGVSVGLVWTAVGGEVQFVEATSMAGKGDLHLTGQLGDVIKESAQIALTWVRARATELKLAISEETNLLEGRDIHIHFPAGAVPKDGPSAGVTLVTSLVSLFSKKRVRADTAMTGEMTLRGMVLPVGGVKDKVLAAHRYGIKRVILPERNLKDLVEVPATVLSSLEIILAKRVEDVLDHAFEGGCPWRQHSKL